Genomic window (Dyadobacter fanqingshengii):
GCAGATAGGAGGAGAGGAGAAAGTTCTTTAATGTATATTTTGCTGGCCGTCTTAAAAATGGCCTTGTTGTCCGCCGGGATCGTCAATTTGCCTTGTTCAAACTGCGTCCCTTGCACCATATTCCGGTTTTTATTGCTGAATTGCATGCCAAATTTCTTCGCCAGCTCATTGAAATGCGGGATCTCACAATTGGCAGTGTCATTTGCCATCATTACCAACACACCACCATCCTTCACCCACTTTTCGATCACATTGATGTCGTTTGGCTGAATGAAATTGGGCTTAGGCGACTCCTTTTTTGTGTCCGGGTCCACGATAATGTAAACATCTACATTTTTCAATTTTGCGGCAGTCGGCGCGCCCGAAACGGCGACTGTTTGGGCACCTAACTCTTTGAATGTTTGGCCCCATAACCAAAACCCTGAATGCAGCCGATCTTCCCAGGTGTAATGGAATGGTTCACTTTTTCCATCAGCCAATTTTTTACTTTCTTGGTTAAAATGATAGTCTAACCCAACCGTTTTGCCTTTCCCAACTGCATTTTCAGCAGCAATTTCCATTTCAATACTGGCAAAAATGAATGGTCCGATTCCTTTCAAGTCGTTTTTCCGGATGGGTTCGCTCAGGTAATATTCGTAGGTTCCGTCGCGGTAAGGCGTGCCGCCGAGTCCGCCTACACTTACTGTTTTGTTCAGACTTAATAATCCATCTGCTTCTTTCTCAACGAATTCCTTCAATGCTCCTGCGTAACCGCGCTTTGCATTGGCTGCAAAAGATTCATCAATATAACCCATCCTTGAACCCTTCGCCAGGGCATATATGAACATGCATGACGCGGATGCCTCGAAATAATTTCCTTTTCTATTTCCCTGATCTATGACCTGATACCATAATCCTGATTGCTTATCCTGGTATTTGGCCAACACTGGCGCAAGCCTTTTCAGATATTGGATTAGTTCAATTCTTTTCGGGTGACCGTTCGGAAAATAATCCAGCACGTCCACCAACGCAATGGCATACCAGCCAATGGCACGCGCCCAGAAATTAGGTGAACGACCAGTTGTTTTGTCTGCCCATTTTTGCTCACGGCTCTCATCATACGCATGATAAATCAAACCCGTTTTTTCATCAACTGCATATTTTTCAATCAATGCAAATTGTTTCGCGATGTCATCAAAATGTTCTGGATGATTGAATAGCAGGCTGTATTCTGCGGCAAAGGGTTCACCCATGAAAAGGCCGTCCAGCCACATTTGATTTGGATATCTTTTTTTGTGCCAATATCCACCTTCTTTTGTGCGCGGCTGCTCTTCCAGTTGCTTCCAAAGCAAATCAGCAGCCTTTTTGTATTTGTCTTTGTCTGGTAGTGTTTGTTGATAAAGTGTAAGTAATGCTCTTCCCGGCGGAATGTTGTCGATGTTGAACTCGTCAAATTTGTATGTTCTGATGCTTCCGTCTGGCTTTACGTATTGGTCAATGTCTTTTCTGATGTATTCAAAATACTTGCCTTCCCCCGTTCTATACCAAACTTTTTCGATGGCTTTCAGCATTAATCCCTGCTCGTAATCCCATTTCGCCGCGGTGTTTTTTCCTACTAAAATAGAATCCTTATGACGCGCCATGAACGAGTCGGTCATTTGCCGCGACAAGGGAAGTTCCTGCGCCCAAGCATCCACAATCATGTTTGGTGCAGAGAAGAAAAGTGCAATAAGTTGAATGCCGCGTAGCAGTTTTTTCATCAGAAAAGAAAGAACATTAGAGACTAGGTTTTTATAAAATCGGCTCTCATCGGATTGAAAATATCCACGAGCATTCCCGCTTCCAGGCATAATGCGCCATGAACAACATCCGGCGGAATGTAATAGGCGTCGCCACCGCCTAGTATGCCCGTTTTCGGGCCAATGGTTATTTCAAATTTGCCACTTTCCACATAACTCATTTGCGTATGAAAATGGCTGTGCAACGCGCCCACGCCTCCCTTCTCAAAAGTCACTTTGACCATCATCAGATTATCATCATAAGCCATGATCTTCCGCTTCAAACCGCCGCCCAACTCTTCCCAGGGAATGTCCGAATCGTCAATAAATTCTCTTCCTTTTATATCGTTCATTTTATCTCAAATCAGTTATCGCTACTGCGTCCATATCCGTGTAATCTCTGTTTTCGCCTGCCATTCCCCAGATGAATGAATAGCTCGAAGTGCCACAGCCTGAGTGAATTGACCAGGGCGGGGAAATGATCGCCTGTCGGTCGGACAGCCACAGATGGCGGGTTTCGGTTGGTTCGCCCATTAAATGCAGAATGCGCTGACTGGCAGGCACATCGAAATAGCAGTAAGCTTCCATGCGCCTGTCGTGCACGTGTGCAGGCATGGTGTTCCAAACGCTTCCGGTTTGCAAAACGGTGAGGCCCATCACGAGCTGTGCGCTTTGAATGCCGCCCGCGTGAATGTATTTGTAAATGGTCCTGTGATTGGAGGTTTCCATACTGCCCATTGTCGTGGGTGCAGCGTCTTCCTTTGTATATAATGTTGCTGGAAACGACTGATGTGCAGGCGAGGATAGGAGATAAAAAACCGCAGGATCACTCTGATTTTCACTTGAAAAAACAACTTCTTTTGTTCCTTTTCCCAAATAAACACAGCCGAGCTTACTGATTTCAAAGGTCGCCCCG
Coding sequences:
- a CDS encoding glycoside hydrolase family 88 protein, translating into MIVDAWAQELPLSRQMTDSFMARHKDSILVGKNTAAKWDYEQGLMLKAIEKVWYRTGEGKYFEYIRKDIDQYVKPDGSIRTYKFDEFNIDNIPPGRALLTLYQQTLPDKDKYKKAADLLWKQLEEQPRTKEGGYWHKKRYPNQMWLDGLFMGEPFAAEYSLLFNHPEHFDDIAKQFALIEKYAVDEKTGLIYHAYDESREQKWADKTTGRSPNFWARAIGWYAIALVDVLDYFPNGHPKRIELIQYLKRLAPVLAKYQDKQSGLWYQVIDQGNRKGNYFEASASCMFIYALAKGSRMGYIDESFAANAKRGYAGALKEFVEKEADGLLSLNKTVSVGGLGGTPYRDGTYEYYLSEPIRKNDLKGIGPFIFASIEMEIAAENAVGKGKTVGLDYHFNQESKKLADGKSEPFHYTWEDRLHSGFWLWGQTFKELGAQTVAVSGAPTAAKLKNVDVYIIVDPDTKKESPKPNFIQPNDINVIEKWVKDGGVLVMMANDTANCEIPHFNELAKKFGMQFSNKNRNMVQGTQFEQGKLTIPADNKAIFKTASKIYIKELSPLLLSAPAKSALTDQGDVILGISKYGKGTVFAVGDPWLYNEYLDGRRIDTSFENFEAGKDLADWLLKQVVKK
- a CDS encoding cupin domain-containing protein, whose protein sequence is MNDIKGREFIDDSDIPWEELGGGLKRKIMAYDDNLMMVKVTFEKGGVGALHSHFHTQMSYVESGKFEITIGPKTGILGGGDAYYIPPDVVHGALCLEAGMLVDIFNPMRADFIKT
- the kduI gene encoding 5-dehydro-4-deoxy-D-glucuronate isomerase; protein product: MQIRFESSRKEVSQMDTATLRENFLIENIFQNDQINFVYTHYDRVMIGGAIPMTAPLTLETYGPLKAEYFLERREIGIINIGGKGQVQADGATFEISKLGCVYLGKGTKEVVFSSENQSDPAVFYLLSSPAHQSFPATLYTKEDAAPTTMGSMETSNHRTIYKYIHAGGIQSAQLVMGLTVLQTGSVWNTMPAHVHDRRMEAYCYFDVPASQRILHLMGEPTETRHLWLSDRQAIISPPWSIHSGCGTSSYSFIWGMAGENRDYTDMDAVAITDLR